Proteins encoded together in one Gemmatimonadetes bacterium T265 window:
- a CDS encoding hypothetical protein (frameshifted, insertion at around 319231, deletion at around 319165) has product MHYEHVLGTSLELQVTATRVSAARRAEQAVLAEVDRLSAVLSGYTPESELARWQATRGEAVPVSAELAEVLEAGEAWRVRTGGAFNAAAVSLVERLRDGGAQAAPFAGAPRTRDTVDTRAIGDRVRALGGPLWAVDQTRGLATRLTDLPVSLDAIAKGYIVDRAAARASATDGVVDVLLNVGGDLRHVGNRAFTVGVADPRAPAENAPLLAAVRLRGEALATSGGYRRGFRMGGRHVSHIVDPRTGRPADRVLSASVLAPDCATADALSTAFSVLDLAESVALADALPGVGCLLVGADGAITANAFWRSRTVPVSGTDARARADGPRDSTPGSEILHTVNAA; this is encoded by the coding sequence GTGCACTACGAGCACGTCCTCGGCACCTCGCTCGAGCTCCAGGTCACGGCGACGCGCGTGTCCGCGGCTCGGCGCGCCGAACAGGCGGTGTTGGCGGAGGTGGACCGGCTCTCGGCAGTGCTGAGCGGCTACACGCCGGAGAGCGAACTCGCCCGCTGGCAGGCGACGCGGGGCGAGGCCGTCCCGGTGTCGGCCGAGCTGGCCGAAGTGTTGGAGGCGGGCGAGGCGTGGCGGGTGCGGACGGGCGGAGCGTTCAACGCGGCCGCCGTTTCGCTCGTCGAGCGGCTGCGCGACGGCGGGGCCCAAGCCGCGCCGTTCGCCGGCGCGCCGCGTACCAGGGACACCGTAGACACGCGGGCGATCGGCGACCGCGTGCGCGCGCTGGGCGGGCCGCTCTGGGCGGTGGACCAGACGCGCGGACTCGCGACGCGCCTCACGGACCTTCCGGTCTCCCTCGACGCGATCGCGAAGGGGTACATCGTCGACCGCGCCGCGGCGCGCGCCTCCGCGACCGATGGGGTCGTCGACGTGCTGCTCAACGTCGGCGGCGACCTCCGGCACGTCGGTAACCGCGCGTTCACGGTCGGCGTCGCCGACCCGCGCGCGCCGGCCGAGAACGCGCCGCTGCTCGCCGCCGTCCGGCTCCGGGGCGAGGCGCTCGCCACGAGCGGGGGCTACCGCCGCGGCTTCCGCATGGGCGGACGCCACGTCTCGCACATCGTCGACCCGCGCACCGGGCGCCCGGCGGACCGGGTGCTGAGCGCGTCCGTCCTCGCCCCCGACTGCGCCACCGCCGACGCGCTCTCGACCGCGTTCAGCGTGCTTGACCTCGCCGAGAGCGTGGCGCTCGCGGACGCGCTCCCCGGCGTCGGGTGCCTGCTCGTCGGCGCGGACGGCGCGATCACCGCGAACGCGTTCTGGCGCTCGCGCACCGTCCCCGTGAGCGGGACCGACGCGAGGGCCCGCGCCGACGGCCCGCGCGATTCCACACCCGGAAGCGAAATCCTCCACACCGTCAACGCCGCATGA
- a CDS encoding hybrid sensor histidine kinase/response regulator: MVCRRRAPRRGASQDSVLASLRDRLASSLGPRGRRTHARPRAHARCAWRARLAAAAGFVSVVFSTRPTAAAQTSGSADALPGASPYVERMWRTDDGLPSNIVWAVTQTHDGYLWLGTESGLARFDGVSFATFGRPAAPDLAGRAVRALFEARDGTLWIGSEGAGVFRLRGGRVERPSGGASVPGGRVRAIVQDRSGVVWVGSDHGLIGVDASDHVVARLPPERLSPSPVSALAVDSSGTLWIGTVDGGLFARRGGGIVRHSTADGLSSNSIRVLAVDARGAVWIATWGAGLDRIAPDGGIHRYRATSPDGDRLRGLLVDRRGAVWAGAMTGLLQLPGGIDTGARAAAGGLAVARGGSRLTAVAEDRDGDLWLATYNDGLVRLRRDVVDVLDERSGLRSRNVRAVLEDSDGSLWIATKGGGLHRVRGGHLDVFTTRDGLLSDEVYSLHRDATGVLWVGTKDGLNRFDGTRFVALTTPPLRDAIITAIYRDGDGVVWTGTENAGLYRYTGGAFRPVADPRLTSSAIWSIQGAADGSVWIGTEARGLFRYRNGTYAPFPGGATIATGVRGMRLDADGALWVGTFGDGIARIRGERLATVTTTDGLADNEAFRVLDDGAGRLWMSSDRGLYYARTRDVEARLDGARTPIASAWYGSRREYNGSSQPSAWRGRDGRLFFASMAGLVIVDPHRLAVVQSRPHVQLEQVVAGARSVVPAAGGVRLRPRERDFHVDYTAPALSAPDEIRFRYRMAGYDRDWQEAGSRRVAYYTHVPPGHYTFEVVASHVRGEWAPVRAAVALDVAPYVYETWWFAATGVLAGGVLLLAGVRWREASLRARARTLERVVDERTAALRAHERRLAHQNALLERQALELRSLDRAKTRFFANVSHEFRTPLTLTIAPLEDLRARAGGDAQAERWLDLALRNARRLLRLVNQILDVAKLEAGQMRLAPRPMDLGGFVRGVAGAFESAAERRAITLEVDTPPGDVLRGAFDPDAVEKILTNLLSNAVKFTPEGGRVTVALARDGDAARLRVADTGRGFDADQLAHVFERFWQVDESAARTQPGTGIGLSLVKELVELHGGTITVASDGPGTGAAFTVLLPLAADPAALDAEPAPEPVRVGPGAPTVEFDGGDTAAVAAATAGNGPGADVPTLLVVDDSADLRAYVRDQFAGRFRVLEAGDGAAGVELARRHLPDVVLSDVMMPGTDGHALLRALRASPETDFLPVLLLTAQAEDEQRIAGLERGADDYLVKPFDARELRARVENVIASRRRLRERLGRAGVELPTPAPGLVPADRALVDRIRSAIEANLGDPEFGVAELAKAVAVERSHLFRRTREMLDATPSELLRRARLERAAQLLREGAGSVAEVAYAVGFQSVSHFSQSFREAHGVSPSQYREQPARG; the protein is encoded by the coding sequence TTGGTCTGCCGACGTCGCGCGCCGCGCCGCGGCGCCTCCCAGGATTCCGTGCTCGCCTCCTTGCGCGACCGGCTTGCGTCCTCGCTCGGCCCGCGTGGTCGCCGCACCCACGCGCGGCCTCGGGCGCACGCGCGGTGTGCGTGGCGCGCGCGCCTCGCCGCGGCGGCCGGGTTCGTGTCGGTGGTCTTCTCGACGCGCCCGACCGCGGCCGCCCAGACGAGCGGCTCCGCGGACGCGCTACCCGGCGCGTCGCCGTACGTCGAGCGCATGTGGCGCACCGACGACGGCCTCCCGAGCAACATCGTCTGGGCAGTCACGCAGACGCACGACGGCTATCTCTGGCTCGGCACGGAGAGTGGGCTGGCGCGCTTTGACGGCGTGTCGTTCGCCACGTTCGGGCGCCCTGCCGCGCCCGATCTCGCGGGCCGCGCCGTGCGCGCGCTGTTCGAGGCGCGGGACGGGACTCTGTGGATCGGCTCCGAGGGCGCTGGCGTGTTCCGCCTGCGCGGCGGCCGGGTCGAGCGGCCGAGCGGGGGGGCGAGCGTGCCCGGTGGTCGCGTCCGCGCGATCGTCCAGGACCGCTCGGGCGTGGTCTGGGTCGGGTCCGACCACGGGCTGATCGGGGTCGACGCCAGCGACCACGTGGTCGCGCGTCTGCCCCCGGAGCGCCTCAGCCCGAGCCCCGTGTCGGCGCTCGCCGTCGATTCGTCCGGCACGCTCTGGATCGGGACCGTCGACGGCGGCCTGTTCGCGCGGCGCGGCGGAGGCATCGTCCGGCATTCGACGGCCGATGGCCTCTCGTCCAACAGCATCCGCGTGCTGGCCGTCGACGCGCGGGGGGCCGTCTGGATCGCGACGTGGGGCGCGGGATTGGATCGCATCGCGCCGGACGGGGGAATCCACCGCTATCGCGCGACGAGCCCCGACGGCGACCGGCTCCGGGGGTTGCTGGTGGACCGGCGCGGCGCGGTATGGGCCGGCGCGATGACCGGTCTGCTGCAACTGCCGGGCGGGATCGACACGGGCGCTCGCGCGGCCGCGGGCGGGCTGGCGGTGGCACGCGGCGGCTCGCGCCTCACCGCCGTCGCGGAGGACCGCGACGGCGACCTCTGGCTCGCGACGTACAACGACGGGCTCGTCCGCCTGCGACGGGACGTGGTCGACGTGCTCGACGAACGCAGCGGTCTCCGTAGCCGGAACGTCCGCGCGGTGCTGGAGGACTCGGACGGGTCGCTCTGGATCGCGACCAAGGGCGGCGGCCTGCACCGGGTTCGCGGCGGCCATCTGGACGTGTTCACCACGCGCGACGGCCTGCTTTCGGACGAGGTGTACTCGCTACATCGCGACGCCACCGGGGTCCTCTGGGTGGGGACCAAGGACGGCCTCAACCGCTTCGACGGAACGCGATTCGTCGCACTGACCACGCCGCCGCTCCGGGACGCGATCATCACGGCCATCTACCGCGACGGCGACGGCGTGGTCTGGACGGGCACCGAGAACGCAGGGCTGTATCGCTACACGGGCGGTGCGTTCCGGCCGGTCGCGGACCCGCGCCTCACGTCGAGTGCGATCTGGAGCATTCAGGGCGCGGCGGACGGCTCCGTCTGGATCGGCACGGAAGCGCGCGGGCTGTTCCGGTATCGGAATGGCACCTACGCGCCGTTCCCCGGGGGCGCGACGATCGCGACCGGGGTCCGGGGCATGCGGCTCGATGCCGACGGCGCGCTCTGGGTCGGCACGTTCGGCGACGGGATCGCGCGGATCCGGGGGGAGCGGCTGGCCACGGTCACGACGACCGACGGCCTGGCGGACAACGAGGCCTTTCGGGTGCTCGACGACGGCGCGGGCCGGCTCTGGATGAGCAGCGACCGGGGGCTGTACTACGCGCGCACGCGGGACGTCGAGGCCCGACTCGACGGCGCGCGGACACCGATCGCCTCCGCGTGGTACGGCAGCCGGCGCGAGTACAACGGCAGCAGCCAGCCGTCCGCCTGGCGTGGCCGCGACGGTCGCCTGTTCTTCGCTTCGATGGCGGGGCTGGTGATCGTGGACCCGCACCGGCTCGCGGTGGTCCAGTCGCGCCCCCACGTACAGCTGGAACAGGTAGTCGCCGGCGCCCGATCCGTCGTTCCGGCCGCGGGCGGCGTGCGCCTACGCCCGCGGGAGCGCGACTTCCACGTCGACTACACCGCGCCGGCGCTCAGCGCGCCCGACGAGATCCGCTTTCGGTACCGGATGGCGGGTTATGACCGGGACTGGCAGGAAGCCGGCTCCCGGCGGGTGGCGTACTACACGCACGTCCCACCGGGCCACTACACCTTCGAGGTCGTCGCCTCTCACGTGCGGGGAGAGTGGGCGCCGGTCCGGGCCGCGGTCGCGCTCGACGTCGCACCTTACGTTTACGAGACCTGGTGGTTCGCGGCGACCGGTGTGCTGGCGGGCGGCGTGCTGCTCCTCGCCGGCGTCCGGTGGCGCGAGGCGAGCCTTCGGGCCCGCGCCCGCACGCTGGAGCGCGTGGTGGACGAGCGCACCGCCGCGCTCCGCGCGCACGAGCGACGACTCGCACACCAGAACGCGTTGCTCGAGAGGCAGGCCTTGGAACTCCGGTCGCTCGACCGGGCAAAGACGCGCTTCTTCGCCAACGTCAGCCACGAGTTCCGCACCCCGCTCACGCTCACCATCGCGCCGCTCGAGGATTTGCGGGCGCGCGCTGGGGGCGATGCGCAGGCGGAGCGCTGGCTCGACCTCGCGCTCCGCAACGCCCGGCGCCTCCTGCGGCTGGTGAACCAGATCCTCGACGTCGCGAAGCTCGAAGCCGGCCAGATGCGCCTGGCGCCGCGCCCGATGGACCTCGGCGGGTTCGTGCGCGGCGTCGCGGGCGCGTTCGAGTCCGCGGCCGAGCGTCGGGCGATCACGCTCGAGGTGGACACCCCGCCGGGGGACGTGCTCCGGGGCGCCTTCGATCCGGACGCGGTCGAGAAGATCCTCACCAACCTGCTCTCCAACGCGGTCAAGTTCACGCCGGAAGGCGGGCGGGTGACGGTCGCGCTCGCACGCGACGGCGACGCGGCGCGGCTCCGCGTGGCGGACACGGGGCGCGGCTTCGACGCGGACCAGCTCGCGCACGTGTTCGAGCGCTTCTGGCAGGTGGACGAGTCGGCCGCCCGCACGCAGCCCGGGACCGGGATCGGGCTCTCGCTGGTGAAGGAGCTCGTCGAGTTGCATGGGGGCACGATCACGGTCGCGAGCGACGGGCCCGGCACGGGTGCGGCGTTCACCGTGCTGCTGCCGCTTGCGGCCGATCCGGCGGCGCTGGACGCCGAGCCCGCGCCGGAGCCGGTGCGGGTCGGCCCGGGCGCGCCGACGGTGGAGTTCGACGGGGGTGACACGGCGGCCGTCGCGGCGGCCACGGCGGGGAACGGGCCGGGCGCGGACGTCCCCACGCTCCTCGTGGTGGACGACAGCGCCGACCTCCGCGCCTACGTGCGCGACCAGTTCGCCGGGCGGTTCCGCGTGCTCGAGGCGGGCGACGGTGCGGCCGGCGTCGAGCTCGCCCGTCGGCATCTTCCGGACGTCGTGCTCTCTGACGTGATGATGCCGGGGACCGACGGGCACGCGCTCCTCCGCGCGCTGCGCGCGAGCCCCGAGACCGACTTCCTGCCGGTCCTGCTCCTCACAGCGCAGGCCGAGGACGAGCAGCGGATCGCGGGCCTGGAGCGCGGCGCCGACGACTACCTCGTCAAGCCGTTCGACGCGCGGGAGCTGCGGGCGCGCGTCGAGAACGTCATCGCGTCGCGGCGGCGCCTGCGTGAGCGGCTGGGCCGCGCTGGTGTCGAGCTGCCGACCCCCGCACCAGGGCTCGTCCCCGCCGACCGCGCACTGGTCGACCGGATCCGGTCCGCGATCGAGGCCAACCTGGGCGACCCGGAGTTCGGCGTGGCCGAGCTGGCGAAGGCCGTGGCGGTGGAGCGCTCCCATCTCTTCCGCCGTACGCGCGAGATGCTCGACGCGACGCCCTCGGAGCTCCTGCGGCGGGCTCGGCTAGAGCGCGCCGCACAGCTCCTCCGCGAGGGCGCCGGGAGCGTGGCCGAGGTCGCCTACGCCGTCGGGTTCCAGAGCGTCTCGCACTTCTCGCAGAGCTTCCGCGAGGCGCACGGCGTCAGCCCGTCGCAGTACCGCGAGCAGCCGGCGCGCGGCTGA
- a CDS encoding transcriptional regulator gives MTADANRLGTYLRDRRTRLDPAALGFPRGRRRTPGLRREEVAQRASISPTWYTWLEQGRGGAPSADVLERIAAGLMLTDPEREHLFMLGLGRPPEVRYKPVDGVTPRLQRVLDALTVSPALIKTATWDVVAWNRAAAVLLTDYAKLPREQRNILRVMFADPGVRARQADWPDVARFVVGAFRADAARAGASADITTLVGELSRTSPEFDALWRDHDVVAHGEGLKRLHHAELGLLELEFSAFAVDGRPELGMVVYNPATDDVADRIRRHLERQ, from the coding sequence GTGACTGCCGACGCGAACAGGCTTGGCACGTACCTACGTGACCGTCGCACCCGCCTCGATCCCGCCGCGTTGGGTTTCCCGCGCGGGCGCCGGCGCACCCCCGGGCTGCGGCGCGAGGAGGTCGCCCAGCGCGCCAGCATCAGCCCGACCTGGTATACCTGGCTGGAGCAGGGGCGCGGCGGCGCGCCGTCCGCCGACGTGCTCGAGCGCATCGCCGCGGGGCTGATGCTGACGGACCCCGAGCGCGAGCACCTGTTCATGCTCGGGCTCGGGCGGCCGCCCGAAGTCCGCTACAAGCCCGTCGACGGCGTGACGCCGCGCCTCCAGCGCGTGCTCGATGCGTTGACGGTGAGTCCCGCGCTCATCAAGACCGCGACCTGGGACGTCGTCGCATGGAATCGCGCCGCGGCGGTGCTGCTGACCGACTACGCGAAGCTCCCGCGCGAGCAACGCAACATCCTCCGGGTCATGTTCGCCGACCCGGGCGTGCGCGCCCGCCAAGCGGATTGGCCGGACGTGGCACGGTTCGTGGTCGGGGCGTTTCGGGCGGACGCGGCGCGCGCGGGCGCGAGCGCGGACATCACGACGCTCGTCGGGGAGCTGTCGCGGACGAGCCCCGAGTTCGACGCCTTGTGGCGCGACCACGACGTGGTGGCGCACGGCGAGGGGCTGAAGCGGCTTCACCACGCCGAGCTCGGCCTGCTCGAGTTGGAGTTCTCCGCCTTCGCCGTCGACGGCCGGCCGGAGCTGGGCATGGTCGTTTACAACCCCGCGACCGACGACGTCGCGGACCGGATCCGCCGTCATCTCGAGCGGCAGTGA
- a CDS encoding NAD-dependent dehydratase, translating to MRVFLTGATGFIGSRIVPELIDAGHQVLGMTRSDAGARWLEQVGAAAHRGTLEEPDTVASGAAQADAVIHTAFDHDFSHFVENCEKDRRVIEAMAGALAGSDRPLIITSGTGMGSRGPGALAVEEVFDRNNPNPRRLSELTGEEVAKRGVSAAVVRLPQVHDTEKQGLISPAIEIARQKGLSAYVGDGANRWPAAHVDDVARLYRLALERHEPGARWHAVAEEGVPVREIAEVVGAGLGVPVRSLSADAAAAHFGWLGPFAGMDLPASSARTRERLGWAPTGPGLLEDLRNMDYGSVEA from the coding sequence ATGCGCGTGTTCCTCACCGGCGCGACCGGCTTCATCGGCTCGCGGATCGTGCCAGAATTGATCGACGCCGGGCACCAGGTGCTCGGGATGACGCGCTCCGACGCCGGCGCACGCTGGCTGGAGCAGGTCGGCGCCGCGGCGCACCGCGGCACGCTCGAGGAGCCGGACACCGTCGCGAGCGGTGCGGCGCAGGCGGACGCGGTGATCCACACGGCGTTCGACCACGACTTCTCCCACTTCGTCGAGAACTGCGAGAAGGACCGCCGCGTGATCGAGGCGATGGCGGGCGCGCTCGCCGGCTCGGACCGGCCGCTGATCATCACCTCCGGCACCGGCATGGGCAGCCGCGGGCCTGGCGCGCTCGCGGTCGAGGAGGTGTTCGACCGCAACAACCCCAACCCGCGCCGACTGTCCGAGTTGACCGGCGAGGAGGTGGCGAAGCGCGGCGTGTCGGCCGCCGTGGTGCGGCTGCCGCAGGTCCACGACACGGAGAAGCAGGGGCTGATCTCGCCGGCGATCGAGATCGCCCGCCAGAAAGGCCTGTCCGCCTACGTCGGCGACGGCGCCAACCGCTGGCCGGCGGCCCACGTGGACGACGTCGCGCGCCTCTACCGGCTGGCCCTGGAGCGGCACGAGCCGGGCGCGCGCTGGCACGCCGTCGCCGAGGAAGGTGTGCCGGTCCGCGAGATCGCCGAGGTCGTTGGCGCCGGGCTCGGCGTGCCGGTCAGGTCTCTCTCGGCCGACGCGGCGGCGGCGCACTTCGGCTGGCTCGGGCCGTTCGCCGGGATGGACCTCCCGGCGTCGAGCGCGCGAACGCGCGAGCGGCTCGGCTGGGCGCCGACCGGGCCCGGCCTCCTCGAGGATCTGCGGAACATGGACTACGGGTCGGTCGAAGCCTAA
- a CDS encoding TetR family transcriptional regulator: MHGAKHDTNTLHAAADVDIRGDAERADDEPHAAAPGGETLGDVGTDVRARIVAAAAALIAAGGREALTTRAVAAAAGVQAPTLYRLFGDKQGLVDAVAEHGFTTYLQQKRTGDPDGDPVEDLRVGWDLHVGFGLAHPALFAAMYGDPRLGDQHSGGASPAAARALAMLQRRMRVLALAGRLRVDERRAADLVRAAACGVVFILLETPEADRDLGLSAATCEAILAAITTDAPAPERPALAPVATTLRALLPGVPPGADGLTNGERLLLAEWLDRLVRSAAS; the protein is encoded by the coding sequence ATGCACGGCGCGAAGCACGACACGAACACATTGCACGCGGCCGCCGACGTCGACATCCGAGGAGACGCTGAGCGGGCCGATGACGAGCCCCACGCCGCGGCACCCGGCGGCGAGACGCTGGGCGACGTGGGCACCGATGTGCGAGCCCGCATCGTCGCGGCCGCTGCCGCGCTGATTGCGGCAGGCGGCCGGGAAGCGCTGACCACGCGCGCGGTGGCCGCCGCCGCCGGGGTGCAGGCGCCCACCCTGTACCGCCTCTTCGGAGACAAGCAGGGCCTGGTCGACGCCGTGGCCGAGCACGGCTTTACCACCTACCTGCAGCAGAAACGGACCGGCGATCCGGACGGCGATCCGGTCGAGGATCTGCGGGTCGGGTGGGACCTCCACGTCGGCTTCGGGCTCGCCCACCCGGCCCTCTTCGCGGCCATGTACGGCGACCCGCGCCTGGGCGACCAGCACTCGGGCGGCGCGTCGCCCGCGGCGGCCCGGGCGCTGGCAATGTTGCAGAGGCGCATGCGGGTGCTGGCACTCGCCGGGCGGCTCAGGGTCGACGAGCGGCGGGCGGCGGACCTGGTGCGCGCGGCTGCCTGCGGCGTGGTGTTCATCCTGCTCGAAACGCCCGAGGCGGACCGCGACCTCGGCCTGTCCGCGGCGACGTGCGAGGCCATTCTCGCCGCGATCACCACCGACGCGCCGGCACCCGAGCGCCCGGCCCTGGCACCGGTCGCGACGACGCTGCGCGCGTTGCTGCCGGGGGTACCGCCCGGCGCAGATGGGTTGACCAACGGCGAACGCCTCCTGCTGGCCGAATGGCTCGACCGGCTGGTCCGGTCGGCCGCGAGCTAG
- a CDS encoding acylase produces the protein MPLAARHRIAAAAAALAVVPPLAAQPAAAPSDSALRARRDSLEKALEDVAVIDRKLMLPMRDGARMQFDVYRPKGAGRVPAVFVRTPYNMNFWDVRLGAPADMTAPLAAVKRGYAYVMANERGHFFSEGNYDILGAPVSDGVDEIRWISTQPWSNGKVGLLGCSSTAEWQMAVAAQTPPGLAAINPQGFGAGVGRVKPYYEQGNWYRGGAVQMLFIDWLEGEQNQVRPMFPPNTSQADLVRAARAYDLAERLPPVDWKAGFWHLPEQDLIEAHGGPHGIFADSMSGIGTGGAMIKRGPNDPAWYRGGLFTDSMKINVPGLWFMSWYDVSVGPNLATYNYVRRTADPAVAAEQYAVIAPTLHCSYTRATENTVVGERSVGDARLDYNALTYGWFDTFLKGEHTGLLDTLPKVRYYTMGLNKWQRSDTWPPRGAQPVTFYLASGGKANTVHGDGVLAARAPATDAPDSFTYDPMHPVMSNGGNVCCQANALTGGALDQQKAEENDGILVYSTEPLKEGMEVSGPVQFTTYVSSDRKDTDVTVKLIDVYPDGRAYNLDETIQRLRYRNGYDAPVAWMEPGQVYKVALQPMTTSNYFEAGHRIRIEVSSSNFPRFDRNLNTGGHNYDETQGLVAHNSIHHSRQYPSALTVTVVKH, from the coding sequence ATGCCGTTGGCCGCTCGTCACCGGATCGCTGCTGCCGCCGCCGCGCTCGCGGTCGTCCCGCCCCTCGCCGCGCAGCCCGCCGCCGCGCCGAGTGACTCCGCCCTCCGCGCGCGACGCGACTCGCTCGAGAAGGCGCTCGAGGACGTCGCGGTCATCGACCGCAAGCTGATGCTGCCCATGCGCGACGGCGCGCGCATGCAGTTCGACGTGTACCGGCCCAAGGGCGCCGGCCGCGTGCCGGCGGTCTTCGTCCGCACGCCCTACAACATGAACTTCTGGGACGTGCGGCTCGGCGCGCCGGCCGACATGACGGCGCCGCTCGCCGCGGTGAAGCGCGGGTACGCGTACGTGATGGCGAACGAGCGCGGCCACTTCTTCTCCGAAGGCAACTATGACATCCTCGGCGCGCCGGTCTCCGACGGCGTCGACGAGATCCGGTGGATCTCGACGCAGCCCTGGTCCAACGGCAAGGTCGGGCTGCTCGGCTGCTCGTCGACGGCGGAGTGGCAGATGGCCGTGGCGGCCCAGACGCCCCCGGGACTTGCCGCCATCAACCCGCAGGGGTTCGGGGCCGGCGTCGGGCGCGTGAAGCCGTACTACGAGCAGGGGAACTGGTACCGCGGCGGCGCCGTGCAGATGCTCTTCATCGACTGGCTCGAGGGGGAGCAGAACCAGGTCCGGCCGATGTTCCCGCCCAACACGTCCCAGGCGGACCTCGTGCGCGCGGCGCGGGCGTACGACCTCGCCGAACGCCTGCCGCCCGTCGACTGGAAGGCGGGGTTCTGGCACCTGCCGGAGCAGGACCTGATCGAGGCGCACGGCGGGCCGCACGGCATCTTTGCGGATTCGATGTCCGGCATCGGGACCGGCGGCGCGATGATCAAGCGCGGGCCCAACGACCCGGCGTGGTACCGGGGCGGGCTCTTCACCGACAGCATGAAGATCAACGTCCCGGGGCTCTGGTTCATGTCCTGGTACGACGTGTCGGTCGGCCCCAACCTCGCGACGTACAACTACGTGCGGCGGACCGCGGACCCCGCCGTCGCCGCCGAGCAGTACGCGGTGATCGCGCCGACGCTGCACTGCTCGTACACGCGCGCGACGGAAAACACGGTCGTCGGCGAGCGGAGCGTCGGGGACGCGCGGCTCGACTACAACGCGCTCACCTACGGCTGGTTCGACACCTTCCTGAAGGGCGAGCACACCGGCCTGTTAGACACGCTGCCCAAGGTACGCTACTACACGATGGGCCTCAACAAGTGGCAGCGGTCGGACACGTGGCCGCCCAGGGGTGCCCAGCCGGTGACGTTCTACCTCGCGAGCGGCGGGAAGGCGAACACCGTGCACGGCGACGGCGTGCTCGCGGCGCGCGCGCCGGCGACCGACGCCCCCGACAGCTTCACCTACGACCCGATGCACCCGGTGATGTCGAACGGCGGCAACGTCTGCTGCCAGGCCAACGCCCTCACCGGCGGCGCGCTGGACCAGCAGAAGGCCGAAGAGAACGACGGCATCCTCGTCTACTCGACCGAGCCGCTCAAAGAGGGCATGGAGGTGAGCGGGCCGGTCCAGTTCACGACCTACGTCTCGTCCGACCGCAAGGACACGGACGTGACCGTGAAGCTGATCGACGTGTACCCCGACGGCCGCGCGTACAACCTCGACGAGACGATCCAGCGCCTGCGCTACCGCAACGGCTACGACGCGCCGGTCGCGTGGATGGAACCGGGCCAGGTCTACAAGGTCGCGCTCCAGCCGATGACGACGAGCAACTACTTCGAGGCGGGCCACCGCATTCGCATCGAAGTCTCGAGCAGCAACTTCCCCCGGTTCGACCGGAACCTGAACACGGGGGGCCACAACTACGACGAGACGCAGGGGCTGGTGGCGCACAACAGCATCCACCACTCGCGCCAGTACCCGTCGGCCCTCACGGTCACCGTCGTCAAGCACTGA